Proteins encoded in a region of the Mercenaria mercenaria strain notata chromosome 1, MADL_Memer_1, whole genome shotgun sequence genome:
- the LOC123545402 gene encoding collagen alpha-1(X) chain-like, which translates to MDALGKPLERSVAKNTAGKFKPVNYSSSNYVPVAETESINLSLQYEFKALKIAKIRTGHINTFWRNDLKPRKIIDENSNRKLTLTRKKVFTCDLANQKLQEKLTYQQAELQNVKEHIWSTDDFKHEVTNTTWWDPLKSKRQNILEAVAFTAYIDHDIQHIGIEQVIPYNQVVTNIGGSFNTNTHVFTSPVTGIYLFSYVVSQLGMTEIDIKLVLDGKNTVDAISDPVTAGHDQQAVNVAVLQVNKGQSVYVVNYYHTDVNIRSDELYRFSSFSGVLIQPL; encoded by the exons ATGGACGCACTGGGGAAGccattggaacggtcagtagcaaaaaacACCGCTGGGAAGTTTAAACCGGTTAACTACTCTTCTTCCAACTATGTCCCAGTTGCAGAAACAGAATCTATCAACTTATCGCTTCAATATGAGTTTAAAGCATTAAAGATCGCAAAAATAAGAACTGGTCATATCAACACTt TCTGGAGAAACGACTTGAAACCGAGGAAAATCATAGACGAAAACTCGAACAGAAAATTGACGCTTACCAGAAAAAAAGTATTCACGTGCGATCTGGCTAACCAAAAGTTGCAAGAAAAGTTAACTTATCAGCAAGCGGAACTACAAAATGTTAAAGAGCATATTTGGTCAACAGATGATTTCAAACACGAGGTCACAAATACTACATGGTGGGATCCATTGAAAT CAAAACGACAAAATATCCTGGAAGCGGTAGCTTTTACTGCGTACATAGACCATGATATCCAACACATTGGCATTGAACAAGTCATACCTTATAACCAAGTCGTTACAAACATTGGCGGAAGCTTCAATACAAACACTCACGTGTTCACCTCTCCGGTTACTGGCATCTACTTGTTTAGCTATGTTGTGTCACAGCTGGGAATGACGGAAATTGATATCAAACTGGTCCTTGATGGGAAGAATACCGTCGATGCTATATCAGATCCTGTTACTGCTGGACACGATCAGCAGGCAGTTAACGTTGCAGTTTTACAG GTTAACAAGGGACAGAGTGTATATGTGGTCAACTACTATCATACAGACGTTAACATCCGGTCGGACGAATTATATCGATTTTCTTCGTTTTCCGGTGTCCTTATTCAGCCATTGTAG